A section of the Corynebacterium auris genome encodes:
- the dusB gene encoding tRNA dihydrouridine synthase DusB, with translation MTQTLSPTAPLRIGAFDLSSPVILAPMAGVTNMPFRVLCREIEQQLTGTTSGLYVCEMITARALVARNQKTLHMTAFAPTEQPRSMQLYTVDPKFTYEAVRMIVEEDIADHIDMNFGCPVPKVTRRGGGSAIPYKRRLYGNIVGAAVKAAEGSGVPVTVKFRIGIDAEHHTHLDAGRIAAEEGAAAVALHARTASQRYSGTADWSEITRLVEHMEGTGLPVIGNGDIFSAEDAEAMLRETGCHGVEIGRGCLGRPWIFAQIGAQLRGEEVPPEPTLGEVAEIIYRHAELLSLHDGEEHACRDIRKHTGWYLRGFPVGGDFRRRLAQVENLAELRGLLDTIAGSTDRAEHAEDARGRQGSASKVALPEGWLDDPEDETVPAGAEIENNGG, from the coding sequence ATGACCCAGACACTGTCTCCCACCGCGCCGCTGCGCATCGGGGCCTTCGACCTGAGCTCCCCGGTGATCCTCGCCCCCATGGCGGGCGTGACCAACATGCCCTTTCGCGTGCTGTGCCGGGAGATCGAGCAGCAGCTCACCGGAACCACCTCCGGCCTGTACGTCTGCGAGATGATCACCGCCCGGGCACTCGTCGCCCGCAACCAGAAGACGCTGCACATGACGGCTTTCGCTCCGACTGAACAGCCCCGCTCGATGCAGCTCTACACGGTGGACCCGAAGTTCACCTACGAGGCGGTCCGCATGATTGTCGAAGAGGACATCGCCGACCACATCGACATGAACTTCGGCTGCCCCGTGCCCAAGGTCACGCGGCGCGGCGGTGGTTCGGCCATCCCGTACAAGCGGCGCCTGTACGGCAACATCGTCGGCGCCGCCGTCAAAGCCGCGGAAGGCAGCGGGGTGCCGGTGACCGTGAAGTTCCGCATCGGCATCGACGCGGAGCACCACACGCACCTCGACGCAGGCCGCATCGCCGCCGAGGAGGGCGCCGCCGCCGTGGCGCTGCACGCCCGCACGGCCAGCCAGCGCTACTCCGGAACCGCCGACTGGTCCGAGATCACGCGCCTCGTCGAGCACATGGAGGGCACGGGCCTGCCCGTGATCGGCAACGGCGACATCTTCTCGGCGGAGGACGCGGAGGCCATGTTGCGCGAGACCGGCTGCCACGGCGTCGAAATCGGCCGCGGCTGCCTGGGCCGGCCGTGGATCTTCGCCCAGATCGGGGCGCAGCTGCGCGGCGAAGAGGTGCCGCCCGAACCGACACTTGGGGAGGTCGCCGAGATCATCTACCGGCACGCAGAGCTTCTTTCGCTTCACGACGGCGAAGAGCACGCGTGCCGGGACATCCGTAAGCACACCGGCTGGTACCTGCGCGGTTTCCCCGTCGGCGGCGACTTCCGCCGCCGCCTGGCTCAGGTGGAAAACCTGGCCGAGCTGCGCGGCCTCCTGGACACCATCGCCGGCTCCACCGACCGCGCCGAGCACGCCGAGGACGCCCGCGGCCGGCAGGGCTCCGCGTCCAAGGTGGCCCTGCCCGAGGGGTGGCTCGACGACCCGGAGGATGAGACGGTGCCCGCCGGCGCCGAGATTGAGAACAACGGAGGCTAG
- the phoU gene encoding phosphate signaling complex protein PhoU, with product MPLRTVYREHLEAFASDLLDMCDTVRHVMSNASSALLTQSLEHAEEALSSADALEEMAQRCEERSMQLLALENPVASDLRQVLSSMYIVEDFHRMGVLATHIASTARLRHPTPVVPESMEPCVAELARLSEELGKKTHALLEDPDTEVALGLRDDDDDIDAMENYILHVLTQESWEHSAREAVDLALVCRYYERYSDHCVNVAARTVFLITGLKPDAYLEQQRSRDGFEMEEKIAAIQKRFRPRRGEQTGA from the coding sequence ATGCCGCTGCGCACCGTCTACCGGGAGCACCTGGAGGCCTTCGCGAGCGACCTGCTGGATATGTGCGACACGGTCAGGCATGTCATGTCGAACGCGTCGTCCGCGCTGCTCACGCAGTCGCTCGAGCACGCGGAGGAGGCGCTGTCGAGCGCGGACGCCCTGGAGGAGATGGCGCAGCGCTGCGAGGAACGCAGCATGCAGCTGCTCGCCCTGGAAAACCCGGTGGCCTCCGATCTGCGGCAGGTGCTGTCCTCCATGTACATCGTGGAGGATTTCCACCGCATGGGTGTGCTGGCCACGCACATCGCCTCCACCGCCCGGCTGCGCCACCCCACCCCGGTTGTGCCGGAATCCATGGAGCCCTGCGTCGCCGAGCTCGCCCGCCTGTCGGAGGAGCTGGGAAAAAAGACGCACGCGCTGCTGGAGGACCCGGACACCGAGGTGGCGCTGGGCCTGCGCGATGACGACGACGACATCGACGCGATGGAGAACTACATCCTGCATGTGCTGACGCAGGAGAGCTGGGAGCACTCCGCCCGTGAGGCCGTGGACCTGGCCCTGGTGTGCCGCTACTACGAGCGCTACTCCGACCACTGCGTCAACGTCGCCGCTCGGACAGTCTTTTTGATCACCGGGCTCAAGCCCGATGCCTACCTGGAGCAGCAGCGCTCGCGCGACGGCTTCGAGATGGAGGAAAAGATCGCGGCGATTCAGAAACGCTTCCGCCCCCGCCGCGGCGAGCAGACGGGGGCGTAG